From a region of the Candidatus Poribacteria bacterium genome:
- a CDS encoding 3-isopropylmalate dehydrogenase: protein MYKIGLIPGDGIGPEVTREAMKVFGAAAAQAGIQYETVEYDVGGDRYLATGEVLPDSVLEELRGLDAIYLGAIGHPDVKPGILEKGILLKVRFELDLYINLRPVKLYPGVPTPVKDKGPEEIDFIIVRENTEGLYAGIGGFLKRGTRDEVAIQEMINTYKGVERCVRYAYELTKKRNKENTLTLCDKANVLTYAHDLWRRVFDEVGEDYPDIKKEYAFVDATTMWMVKNPEWFDVVVTCNMFGDIITDLGAMIQGGMGVAASGNLNPESVAMFEPIHGSAPRYTGKNQINPIAAVAAAGMMLDHLGHGKEAAKVEKSISDLLASGKIKDLGAGRMGYTTEEVGDLIAEGL from the coding sequence ATGTATAAAATCGGCCTCATCCCCGGCGATGGAATCGGCCCCGAAGTGACGCGCGAAGCAATGAAAGTCTTCGGGGCAGCAGCCGCACAAGCAGGAATTCAATACGAAACAGTTGAATACGATGTCGGTGGCGACCGGTATCTTGCGACCGGTGAAGTGTTACCAGATTCAGTTTTAGAAGAACTTCGCGGATTAGACGCTATCTACCTCGGTGCGATCGGACACCCCGATGTCAAACCCGGCATTTTAGAGAAAGGCATCCTGCTCAAGGTCCGGTTTGAACTCGATCTCTATATCAACCTCCGTCCCGTCAAACTCTACCCCGGTGTCCCGACCCCGGTGAAAGATAAAGGACCTGAAGAAATCGATTTCATCATCGTCCGCGAAAATACCGAAGGTCTATACGCTGGCATCGGCGGTTTCCTGAAACGCGGGACACGCGATGAAGTCGCGATTCAAGAGATGATTAACACCTACAAAGGTGTAGAACGCTGTGTACGTTATGCGTACGAACTCACCAAAAAGCGCAACAAGGAAAACACCTTGACGCTCTGCGACAAGGCAAATGTCCTCACTTATGCACACGATCTGTGGCGACGTGTTTTTGACGAGGTAGGCGAAGACTATCCAGACATCAAGAAAGAATACGCATTCGTCGATGCGACAACAATGTGGATGGTGAAAAACCCAGAGTGGTTCGATGTCGTTGTGACCTGTAATATGTTCGGAGACATTATCACCGACCTCGGAGCGATGATTCAGGGCGGTATGGGTGTCGCAGCATCTGGCAATTTAAACCCAGAAAGCGTCGCTATGTTTGAACCGATCCACGGTTCCGCCCCACGCTATACCGGCAAAAATCAGATTAATCCTATTGCTGCAGTAGCCGCAGCCGGAATGATGCTCGACCACCTTGGACACGGAAAAGAAGCAGCAAAAGTAGAAAAATCTATCAGTGATTTGCTCGCAAGCGGGAAAATCAAAGATCTGGGTGCCGGACGAATGGGCTACACGACTGAAGAAGTTGGCGATCTTATCGCAGAAGGACTGTAA
- a CDS encoding WD40 repeat domain-containing protein, whose translation MKRVYQHFTILLLILALFFPSAYSRSDLPEGAKMRLGKDQIQDLQFSPDGTQLAVASWMGIQLYRVSTGEEIDLLIGHSSGVYTVCFSPDGETIAGGSGNFYSDNSIRLWDAIRRKHLNTLIGHKNFINFISFSPDGRTLASASHDDTVWLWDINTADHLKRLKWHMGTVTNASFSPDGKTLVSGSEDNTLVLWDAVAGEHLKTLRGHTGSVLSVRFSPDGKMIASASEDHTIRLWDATTGKSTDTLIGHESFVSSISFSPDSKTIASGSWDATVRLWDTVTAEHLKTLTGHTTFVVGVDFSPDGLTIVSGESGGTIFLWDAPSVE comes from the coding sequence ATGAAAAGAGTTTACCAACACTTCACGATTCTGTTATTGATCCTTGCCCTATTTTTCCCATCCGCCTATAGTAGGTCGGATTTACCCGAGGGTGCCAAGATGCGCCTCGGAAAAGACCAAATACAGGATCTTCAGTTTTCGCCTGATGGCACGCAACTTGCTGTGGCATCTTGGATGGGCATCCAACTCTACCGTGTCTCTACCGGTGAAGAAATTGACCTCCTCATCGGACATTCAAGTGGTGTCTATACTGTGTGCTTCTCACCCGATGGCGAGACCATTGCCGGTGGTAGTGGTAACTTTTACAGTGACAACTCCATTCGGCTATGGGATGCTATTCGGAGAAAACACCTGAACACCCTTATAGGGCATAAGAATTTTATCAATTTCATATCCTTTTCACCGGATGGCAGGACCCTCGCCAGTGCAAGTCATGACGATACCGTTTGGTTATGGGACATCAATACCGCGGACCACCTAAAAAGACTCAAATGGCACATGGGGACTGTCACCAACGCATCTTTTTCACCCGATGGTAAAACCCTCGTAAGTGGGAGTGAAGACAATACCCTTGTCCTATGGGATGCTGTCGCGGGAGAACACCTGAAAACACTTAGGGGTCATACGGGGTCTGTCCTGAGTGTCCGTTTTTCACCGGATGGCAAGATGATCGCCAGCGCGAGTGAAGACCACACCATCCGATTATGGGATGCTACAACAGGAAAATCCACAGACACACTCATAGGACATGAGAGTTTTGTTTCCAGCATATCTTTTTCACCAGATAGCAAAACGATTGCCAGTGGAAGTTGGGATGCGACTGTTCGGTTATGGGATACTGTTACAGCGGAACACTTGAAAACGCTCACAGGACATACGACTTTTGTCGTCGGTGTGGACTTTTCGCCCGATGGTCTGACCATCGTCAGCGGCGAAAGTGGTGGCACAATTTTCTTATGGGACGCACCTTCAGTTGAGTGA
- a CDS encoding class I SAM-dependent methyltransferase: MRTQLTPPYEKFAYAYDRMMTNVNYTRWTHYIESLFEKYDYKPRTVLDVACGTCALTIELALRGYEMSGMDRAVGMLDIAKEKAAAHEVDIEVHHGDMCDFQLNQKFDAVLCTYDSINYAYDETELSKVFRCVAEHLEPDGLFIFDVTTERNIVEHFHNKTFASNHDDYTYIWKNNYLQHSKMCRTVLTFFIREGELFRRYEEVHQQRIFEVSTVNDLLKAAGYKPLSAYDMYTFNRWNRYSDRINFTARLL, translated from the coding sequence ATGCGGACACAGCTAACTCCCCCCTATGAAAAATTCGCCTACGCATACGACCGAATGATGACGAACGTCAACTATACACGTTGGACGCATTACATTGAGTCGCTTTTTGAGAAATATGATTACAAACCGCGCACGGTTCTCGATGTGGCATGCGGCACTTGTGCTTTGACTATAGAACTCGCGCTCAGAGGCTATGAAATGAGCGGCATGGACCGGGCTGTTGGCATGCTCGATATCGCGAAGGAGAAAGCGGCTGCGCACGAGGTAGACATCGAAGTCCATCACGGGGATATGTGCGATTTTCAACTGAATCAAAAATTTGACGCAGTTCTCTGCACTTATGATAGCATTAACTATGCTTACGATGAAACCGAATTAAGCAAGGTCTTTCGGTGTGTTGCTGAGCATCTCGAACCGGACGGCTTGTTTATCTTTGACGTGACAACAGAACGGAACATCGTTGAGCATTTCCACAATAAAACGTTCGCTTCAAACCATGACGATTATACCTACATTTGGAAAAACAACTACCTCCAGCACTCCAAAATGTGCCGCACAGTGTTGACTTTTTTTATCCGAGAAGGTGAATTATTTAGGCGTTATGAGGAGGTTCACCAGCAGCGAATCTTTGAAGTGAGTACGGTCAATGACCTGCTCAAGGCAGCTGGCTACAAACCGCTCAGTGCTTACGATATGTACACCTTCAACCGTTGGAACCGCTATTCAGATCGCATTAATTTTACAGCGCGTTTGCTTTGA
- the ychF gene encoding redox-regulated ATPase YchF, with the protein MKIGIVGRPQVGKTTVFNTLAQSNAEIGGYTSRGQINLSTANVPDGRLEQIAKTFESPKMTPATIDYVDVAGVTKSDVEQGELDAGMLAELRTVDALAHVVRLFEDEAVPHVDGSVDAERDIESIALEFVLADLQIVEGRLTRLRKQFQNQKLPEQQSEIRLLEMCQQTLEKGKPLRTLNLSANEEKVIRGYGFLTQKPVLLVCNIGETQLDAADEIHKRFTKYEAEPHTAIIVLAAQLEMELSQLDETDTEIFMEEMGLEESAVERFIQTSYQLLGLLTFFTTGPVETRAWTLQDGQTAVAAAGRVHTDFEKGFIRSETINWADLVECGSYPQARSKGLLRAEGKTYQVQEGDVLLILANPAT; encoded by the coding sequence ATGAAGATAGGCATTGTAGGCAGACCACAGGTCGGAAAAACGACGGTGTTTAACACCTTAGCACAGTCCAACGCTGAAATTGGGGGCTACACCAGCCGCGGGCAAATAAACCTCAGTACGGCTAACGTTCCAGACGGACGTTTGGAACAGATAGCAAAGACATTTGAATCCCCTAAAATGACCCCCGCAACGATTGATTATGTAGACGTTGCCGGGGTGACCAAATCTGATGTGGAACAGGGGGAGTTAGATGCTGGGATGCTCGCTGAACTCCGCACAGTCGATGCGCTTGCGCATGTCGTCAGACTTTTTGAAGATGAAGCGGTTCCGCATGTCGATGGAAGTGTTGACGCAGAACGGGATATCGAAAGTATTGCCCTTGAGTTTGTACTGGCAGATCTACAGATCGTTGAAGGGAGACTTACCCGACTCCGTAAGCAATTTCAAAATCAGAAACTTCCGGAACAGCAAAGCGAAATTCGGCTTTTGGAGATGTGTCAACAAACCTTAGAAAAGGGCAAACCACTTCGCACCCTCAATTTATCTGCCAATGAAGAAAAGGTGATACGCGGTTACGGGTTTTTGACACAGAAACCAGTGCTGTTAGTCTGCAATATCGGTGAAACACAACTGGACGCGGCTGACGAGATTCACAAACGTTTCACCAAATATGAAGCAGAACCACACACAGCGATTATTGTACTCGCCGCACAGTTAGAAATGGAACTGTCGCAACTCGATGAAACGGATACCGAGATTTTTATGGAGGAGATGGGATTAGAGGAATCCGCTGTAGAACGGTTCATCCAGACTTCATACCAGTTATTGGGACTGCTCACATTCTTTACAACCGGTCCAGTCGAAACACGGGCATGGACACTGCAAGACGGACAAACCGCCGTTGCGGCAGCCGGTCGCGTCCATACCGACTTTGAAAAAGGCTTCATCCGTTCGGAAACAATTAACTGGGCTGACTTGGTAGAATGTGGTAGTTATCCGCAAGCACGAAGTAAAGGGTTGCTGAGAGCCGAAGGCAAAACCTATCAAGTACAAGAGGGGGATGTCTTACTGATTCTGGCAAATCCAGCTACCTGA
- a CDS encoding lysophospholipid acyltransferase family protein, translated as MSNISMEVRRVSRKVMWYTNNQFWTSRALYRWGHRLTNLFCKTMGQLEARGVDRIPREGGVLLVSNHVSFLDPVIVGSAANREIHYMARSNAFDIPGLGKLITAYNAYPVNRGAPDLGALRRTISLLKEGHAVLIFPEGTRSVDGTLGRARDGACFIAHRAGVPTIPVFHSGAERMLPRNSKRLRRAKLTVAFGNPLELTTEGFETKREMYQQMGNQMMEAIADLRDNLLR; from the coding sequence TTGTCGAACATATCTATGGAAGTGAGGCGTGTTAGCCGTAAAGTTATGTGGTATACCAATAATCAGTTCTGGACATCCCGTGCGCTCTACCGATGGGGACATCGACTCACAAATCTTTTCTGTAAAACGATGGGACAGCTTGAAGCACGCGGCGTTGATCGTATTCCGAGAGAAGGTGGGGTTTTACTTGTTTCAAATCACGTCAGCTTCCTTGATCCGGTTATCGTCGGTTCCGCTGCGAACCGTGAGATTCATTATATGGCGCGGAGTAATGCATTCGACATTCCGGGTTTAGGGAAACTCATCACAGCGTATAATGCCTATCCTGTAAATAGGGGTGCCCCTGATTTAGGGGCGTTGCGACGGACGATTTCGCTTTTGAAAGAGGGGCACGCGGTGCTTATATTTCCGGAAGGGACCCGTAGCGTTGATGGCACGTTGGGAAGAGCGCGGGACGGTGCCTGCTTTATTGCACACCGGGCAGGCGTACCGACCATTCCTGTTTTCCACAGCGGCGCGGAACGGATGTTACCACGGAACAGTAAGCGGCTACGCCGAGCAAAATTGACTGTCGCCTTTGGGAACCCGCTTGAACTTACTACCGAAGGATTTGAGACGAAGCGTGAAATGTATCAACAGATGGGCAATCAGATGATGGAAGCGATTGCGGACTTGCGGGATAACCTACTCAGGTAG
- the cmk gene encoding (d)CMP kinase encodes MKTTGSQVTIAMDGPAGSGKSTVARRIAEKLGLLYLDSGAMYRAVTFLAIQEGLEANSPKLIDRVKACHIEFSDNGKTILLNAENVSVQIRTPAVNRRVADVAKIPEIRREIVAHQQRIGAEGNIVAEGRDLTTIVFPNADFKFYLDASVTERAKRRLAELKAQNVDATLATVETEIRARDEKDTTREHSPLRTADDAIVIDTTCKTVEEVVDFIVEHIYGSEAC; translated from the coding sequence ATGAAAACAACAGGATCTCAGGTGACGATTGCGATGGATGGCCCTGCCGGGTCTGGGAAGAGTACGGTGGCTCGACGCATCGCAGAAAAACTCGGCTTGCTTTATCTCGATTCCGGCGCGATGTATCGGGCGGTGACGTTTTTGGCGATACAGGAAGGACTTGAAGCGAATAGTCCTAAACTCATCGACCGTGTCAAGGCGTGTCATATTGAATTCTCGGATAATGGCAAAACGATTTTACTCAATGCGGAAAATGTATCTGTCCAGATCCGTACACCAGCGGTCAACAGACGGGTTGCGGATGTCGCAAAAATTCCCGAGATTCGCCGTGAAATTGTGGCACATCAACAACGCATCGGCGCAGAAGGCAACATTGTTGCTGAAGGTAGGGATCTAACAACCATTGTCTTTCCCAATGCCGATTTTAAATTCTACCTTGATGCGTCCGTAACAGAACGGGCGAAGCGTAGACTTGCCGAACTCAAAGCACAAAACGTAGACGCAACATTAGCAACGGTTGAAACGGAGATTCGCGCTCGCGATGAAAAGGATACAACCCGAGAACATAGTCCGTTGCGTACCGCTGACGATGCAATTGTTATTGATACAACATGTAAAACCGTTGAGGAAGTGGTTGATTTTATTGTCGAACATATCTATGGAAGTGAGGCGTGTTAG
- a CDS encoding prephenate dehydrogenase/arogenate dehydrogenase family protein → MGHIQQLRRITIWGVGLIGGSLGLALKENGFQGQRVGLGRNIGRLEKALQHDAVDTVTTEVTEGLRGSDLVVLCTPVELVPVLVQRIVAFVDTQPHRPVLTDVGSTKSVLVNTIEAQLSKRGSDAVSFVGAHPMAGSHETGVDAALATLFENATCILTPTENTDADSLQLVKDLWEFVGAVPYLLSPETHDLLIGAASHLPHLMASLLANTVANVETEGTKALDFTATGFRDSTRIAAGSPDLWTGIFTQNSDVLLSLIDDIVDNLTEFKTLVQTDNRAEIERVLFEAQVIVKKRREA, encoded by the coding sequence ATGGGACACATACAACAACTTCGTCGAATTACAATATGGGGTGTCGGCTTAATCGGCGGTTCGCTTGGGCTTGCTCTGAAGGAGAACGGATTTCAGGGGCAACGCGTCGGGTTAGGACGTAACATCGGCAGACTTGAGAAGGCACTTCAACACGATGCGGTTGATACCGTTACGACGGAGGTAACAGAAGGGTTACGCGGGAGCGACCTTGTTGTCCTGTGTACACCTGTTGAACTTGTTCCAGTTTTGGTGCAGCGTATCGTTGCGTTTGTTGATACACAGCCGCACCGTCCGGTGTTGACGGATGTGGGCAGTACGAAATCGGTGTTGGTAAACACAATTGAGGCACAGTTGTCGAAACGCGGTTCGGATGCTGTTTCTTTTGTGGGTGCGCATCCGATGGCAGGCTCACACGAAACTGGTGTTGACGCAGCACTCGCGACGCTTTTTGAAAACGCAACGTGTATTCTGACACCCACAGAGAATACCGATGCGGATTCCTTACAGTTGGTTAAGGATCTCTGGGAATTTGTCGGTGCGGTGCCATATCTCCTCTCACCCGAAACCCATGATCTACTCATCGGTGCTGCAAGCCATCTCCCACATCTCATGGCGAGTCTACTCGCGAACACCGTTGCGAATGTCGAAACGGAAGGGACAAAGGCGTTGGATTTTACTGCGACCGGTTTTCGGGATTCCACCCGTATCGCTGCGGGGTCACCGGACTTATGGACCGGTATTTTCACACAAAATAGCGATGTCCTTTTATCACTCATTGATGACATCGTTGACAACTTAACCGAATTCAAAACCTTGGTTCAAACGGATAACCGTGCTGAGATTGAGCGTGTCCTTTTCGAGGCGCAGGTTATCGTTAAAAAGCGGAGGGAAGCATAG
- a CDS encoding tetratricopeptide repeat protein: MDAIKEAHYNLGIAYLEAGQYNRAVPEFEAAIKLDANFISAHCALCRAYLEQDELEKANTAVTEALKLDATYQPAMLLCDTITQAYYNRGRQHLDAGRYTEAVPTFQKALTLDADLGRNPEVSDTENKHIHAHLGAAYIGLKAYQEAIKALKNAIALDADLVDAHYNLGYAYVEQGHPDKAVPHFERAIAIAPNFKRAHYNLARAHRESGNLEAATYAVTETLRLDPNYQPAHDLANAIKQAHYNKGITYFNGERYSEAATAFQNAITLDADFMTAHYNLGLTYLKMETYPRAVEALQKTIALDSTYTAAHHALALAYLGQQELGKAREAAREALKLDANYQPAHALLEAIDPSFTPLETQTTTPPKPEQPIDRQSTAKSSQGTHYELGIAYRDANMLTEAIAEFQKAIDLDPDFVTAHVSLGEVYLETEQLDDAENAANAALKVDTNSQSAYQLLENIKQARPTPPQPTPTKSVSTPPSDTSDVKQDLERGLVFLSNKQYNQAAAAFKKVIKVDPSLVEAHYSLAQAYLEIGAFDDAKAATDEALRRNPNHRQAREFLQIIKFARNLERNKKIWKKVRVYALILGIIVVGAFVAFRFNIIPLPAFSPTPPDLSIAVSLEEPSGNGFLDAGETGRLRLVIRNSGGTVRNVGVRIDPPFISGVPYNQPAQISKLGKNNPETIAVSISADKKVRERDQSLEIQLFSKDGQLLGSKQFTLKIKRMRKG, encoded by the coding sequence ATGGACGCTATAAAAGAAGCACACTACAACCTCGGTATTGCTTATCTGGAAGCAGGACAATACAACAGAGCTGTCCCTGAATTTGAGGCAGCTATAAAACTGGATGCGAATTTCATAAGTGCGCACTGTGCGCTCTGTCGCGCCTACCTCGAACAGGACGAATTAGAGAAAGCAAACACAGCCGTCACAGAAGCCTTAAAACTCGATGCCACGTACCAACCCGCGATGCTGTTGTGCGACACTATAACACAAGCATACTACAACAGAGGCAGACAACATCTCGACGCCGGACGCTACACTGAAGCGGTTCCCACATTCCAGAAAGCCTTAACCCTCGATGCCGATTTAGGGCGCAACCCAGAGGTTTCCGACACTGAAAATAAGCATATCCATGCCCACCTCGGTGCCGCTTATATTGGACTGAAGGCGTATCAGGAGGCAATCAAGGCATTAAAAAACGCGATAGCCTTAGATGCCGATCTTGTCGATGCACACTACAACCTCGGTTATGCTTACGTTGAACAAGGACACCCTGATAAAGCGGTCCCGCATTTTGAACGTGCTATAGCCATCGCACCGAATTTCAAACGGGCACACTACAACCTTGCCCGCGCACACCGAGAATCGGGCAATTTAGAAGCGGCGACATACGCTGTCACAGAAACACTAAGACTCGACCCCAACTATCAACCCGCCCACGACCTCGCAAATGCGATAAAACAGGCACACTACAACAAAGGCATCACTTACTTCAACGGTGAACGCTATAGTGAAGCTGCGACAGCCTTTCAGAACGCCATAACCCTCGATGCCGATTTTATGACTGCGCACTACAACTTGGGGTTAACCTATCTCAAAATGGAAACGTATCCCCGTGCGGTCGAAGCACTGCAGAAAACAATAGCCCTTGATAGTACCTATACGGCTGCACATCACGCGCTGGCTCTCGCTTACCTTGGACAGCAGGAACTTGGAAAGGCGAGAGAAGCAGCGAGAGAGGCGTTGAAATTGGATGCAAATTATCAACCTGCACACGCTCTTCTGGAAGCCATCGATCCAAGCTTCACACCTCTTGAAACACAGACGACGACACCCCCAAAACCGGAGCAACCTATAGACCGACAATCAACCGCAAAATCAAGTCAGGGAACACACTATGAACTCGGCATCGCTTATCGAGACGCGAACATGCTTACAGAAGCGATTGCGGAGTTCCAAAAGGCGATAGATTTGGATCCAGATTTTGTAACCGCACACGTCAGTTTAGGTGAAGTCTATCTTGAAACAGAACAACTTGATGACGCAGAAAACGCAGCGAACGCGGCACTAAAGGTTGACACTAACTCCCAATCGGCGTACCAACTCTTAGAGAATATAAAACAGGCGCGCCCCACGCCTCCTCAACCCACACCGACGAAGTCAGTAAGTACACCGCCATCAGATACATCCGATGTGAAGCAAGATTTAGAGCGAGGACTCGTCTTTCTCAGCAATAAGCAGTATAATCAAGCCGCCGCAGCGTTCAAAAAAGTAATAAAGGTAGATCCCAGTTTGGTAGAGGCGCACTACAGTTTAGCGCAGGCTTACCTCGAAATAGGGGCATTTGACGATGCAAAAGCCGCCACGGATGAAGCATTAAGGCGCAATCCAAACCATCGGCAAGCACGCGAATTCCTCCAAATCATCAAGTTCGCCAGAAACTTAGAGAGAAATAAAAAAATTTGGAAGAAAGTCAGGGTCTATGCTCTTATTTTGGGAATCATCGTGGTTGGCGCGTTTGTTGCCTTCAGGTTTAATATAATTCCGCTGCCTGCATTTTCTCCAACACCTCCTGACCTCTCAATAGCAGTTTCTTTAGAGGAACCTTCAGGGAATGGCTTTCTTGACGCTGGTGAAACAGGTCGTCTTAGGCTCGTAATTAGGAATAGTGGTGGCACAGTTCGCAATGTAGGGGTCAGAATTGATCCGCCCTTTATCTCCGGAGTGCCTTATAACCAACCGGCACAAATTTCAAAACTCGGTAAGAATAACCCAGAAACTATCGCAGTCTCAATATCAGCAGATAAGAAGGTGCGTGAACGAGACCAATCCTTGGAGATCCAACTGTTCAGCAAGGATGGACAGCTACTCGGTAGTAAACAGTTTACTTTGAAAATAAAGCGAATGAGGAAAGGGTAA
- a CDS encoding DUF4159 domain-containing protein produces MNTRMIEKYYAKQRRNRALVFSLIAHAIAIIFTAIWLLKPLVEQIEDTIAVDFIPPPPRIHKPKKIIREVNQSAAAATASIQSPAAKRLPSLMSSIPKVNEEPKLEAPPLSTVVKLAPSPESILAATKANSATIERGSGEIKDGRGYRQDGTGSGYGNTPGKGTGGGGSGKGLGNLTQSGGTGQDAFAEGISDLVGTYADEIGDQLGSIIDEEDGIVRGHIRLIRLKHQMSDWWQDPTAIPSLIKWLRDHTPSITADMKYAGGALSLTDEDIMNAPLMIMTGHDQAMSVSYQRLADRNSQASGFSSEERAALRKYILDYNGMLFFDYCGDGGNEKSFARLVENELRTVFPEYPMKTLDDIRHEIFQCYFKLKKTPVGGSTFWGTGYEGGNVQWRYIKGILVPGRLGKPRLGVVFCPLDYLCSMETAEVDSRAPLASRRSSDVYRFMTNMFIYQMRQRAATEK; encoded by the coding sequence ATGAACACACGAATGATCGAAAAATACTACGCTAAACAACGTAGAAACAGAGCACTGGTATTCTCTTTGATAGCACATGCAATCGCAATTATTTTCACAGCGATATGGTTATTGAAACCGTTGGTAGAACAGATAGAAGATACGATTGCTGTAGATTTTATTCCACCACCGCCTCGGATACACAAACCAAAAAAGATAATCCGAGAGGTCAATCAGAGTGCTGCTGCTGCCACGGCATCCATTCAGAGTCCAGCAGCGAAGCGGCTACCCTCATTAATGTCCTCAATTCCGAAAGTCAACGAAGAACCGAAGTTAGAAGCACCACCGCTTTCGACAGTGGTAAAACTCGCGCCTTCACCGGAGTCCATCCTTGCAGCCACTAAAGCGAACTCAGCAACAATAGAAAGAGGAAGTGGAGAAATTAAGGACGGGCGAGGTTATCGTCAGGATGGAACAGGCTCTGGATACGGAAATACCCCTGGTAAAGGTACGGGAGGTGGCGGTTCAGGGAAAGGTCTTGGAAATTTAACACAATCAGGAGGCACAGGACAAGATGCATTCGCTGAAGGAATCTCGGACCTTGTTGGTACTTACGCAGACGAAATCGGCGATCAACTCGGCAGCATTATTGATGAAGAGGACGGCATCGTACGAGGGCATATTCGCCTGATCCGTCTAAAGCATCAGATGAGCGACTGGTGGCAAGATCCGACAGCGATCCCATCCCTAATAAAATGGTTGCGCGATCACACGCCATCAATCACTGCTGATATGAAATACGCCGGTGGCGCGCTATCACTAACAGATGAGGACATCATGAATGCACCACTAATGATAATGACAGGGCACGACCAAGCGATGTCCGTATCCTATCAACGGTTAGCCGACCGCAATTCACAAGCATCAGGGTTCAGCAGTGAGGAGCGCGCAGCCCTTCGGAAATACATTCTCGATTACAACGGCATGCTGTTTTTCGACTATTGTGGTGATGGCGGTAACGAGAAATCGTTTGCGAGACTCGTAGAAAACGAGTTACGCACGGTGTTCCCTGAGTATCCGATGAAAACCCTGGATGATATACGACATGAGATTTTTCAGTGCTATTTCAAACTGAAAAAAACGCCTGTCGGCGGCTCAACGTTCTGGGGAACAGGGTACGAGGGTGGAAACGTCCAATGGCGATATATTAAAGGTATTTTGGTACCAGGGCGGTTAGGCAAACCTCGCTTGGGGGTCGTATTTTGCCCGCTCGATTACTTATGTAGCATGGAAACCGCCGAGGTCGATAGCCGGGCTCCCCTCGCATCACGACGCTCTTCGGATGTCTATCGGTTCATGACGAACATGTTTATTTACCAAATGCGACAGAGAGCAGCAACAGAAAAATAA
- a CDS encoding FAD-binding oxidoreductase, which yields MQRRRARTQYCKGELIEREDFSEDLAAFKFRVDKELPFIPGQYATIGFEVDGKIVQRPYSIVSSPHEPFMEVFVELVPEGATTPLFWALKLGDTVFFRERLVGKFVMDTESGMTRHVMAGTVTGAAPYISIARTQKIEQEQGKTSPHQILAIVGASRSWELGYYMDELNELAAQEEWFTFVPTVSRPWEDPEWQGESGRAEDVIRKYGDQLGYDHTNAVVYACGHPQMIENAKAIWARARYPEERIKEEKFFVIKEE from the coding sequence ATGCAAAGAAGACGCGCCAGGACGCAATATTGTAAAGGTGAGTTAATTGAACGTGAGGACTTTTCTGAAGATTTAGCCGCGTTCAAATTCCGTGTTGATAAAGAGTTGCCATTTATACCAGGGCAATATGCGACTATCGGCTTTGAGGTTGATGGGAAGATTGTCCAACGTCCCTATTCAATAGTATCTTCACCACACGAACCGTTTATGGAGGTTTTCGTGGAATTGGTGCCAGAAGGGGCAACCACGCCCCTATTTTGGGCATTGAAGTTGGGAGACACTGTGTTTTTTCGGGAACGCCTCGTCGGGAAATTCGTGATGGACACGGAGAGCGGAATGACACGCCATGTTATGGCAGGCACTGTAACCGGAGCTGCGCCGTATATTAGTATTGCGCGAACGCAAAAAATTGAGCAGGAACAGGGCAAGACGAGTCCACATCAGATCTTAGCAATTGTCGGTGCAAGCCGTTCGTGGGAACTTGGGTATTACATGGATGAACTCAACGAACTCGCGGCACAGGAGGAGTGGTTCACGTTTGTTCCGACGGTGAGTCGTCCGTGGGAGGATCCGGAGTGGCAAGGCGAGAGCGGACGTGCTGAAGATGTGATCCGAAAGTACGGCGATCAACTCGGTTATGACCACACCAATGCTGTTGTTTATGCGTGTGGACATCCACAGATGATTGAGAATGCGAAAGCGATCTGGGCGCGTGCGCGTTATCCTGAAGAGCGGATTAAAGAGGAAAAATTCTTTGTGATTAAGGAAGAATAG